From Actinomycetota bacterium, a single genomic window includes:
- the thrS gene encoding threonine--tRNA ligase → MSDLRIAVHVGRDERAVDAGTTAGGLFDGDKVVVAARVNGVLRDLAHVVEEGDVVEPVALDSDDGRMIMRHSTAHVLAQAVQDLFPEARLGIGPPIEHGFYYDFDVAQPFHPADLDRIEQRMRQIVKEGQRFARRVVSDDEARAELADEPYKLQIIDQRSRASDEEAVEVGDGPLTIYDNLDPKSGERRWRDLCRGPHVPSTRAIPAFKLLRSAGAYWRGSEQNPQLQRIYGTAWESRDALAAHLRMLEEVEKRDHRRLGVELDLFSFPDEIGAGLAVFHPKGSIVRRVMEEYSRQRHEEAGYLYVNSPHITKETLFDISGHLGWYAEHMYPPLEDEGRRYYLKPMNCPFHILIYRSRGRSYRELPMPLFEFGTVYRYEKSGVLHGLTRVRGLTMDDAHIFCTPEQLEGELRKLLRFVLDLLADFGLSDFYLELSTRDAEKEKFVGSEQEWADATEALHRAMVAEGLDYVLDEGGAAFYGPKISVQGRDAIGRTWQLSTIQVDFQLPQRFELEYQASDGSRQRPIMIHRALFGSIERFFGILVEHYAGAFPAWLAPVQVAAIPISGDQLPYLEALAERLRAEGVRVEVYASDDRMQRKIREAQKAKVPFMLLAGEKDVAQGSVSFRYRNGQQRNFVPLDEAVRHVVEFIASRDNGEPSG, encoded by the coding sequence ATGTCCGACCTGCGCATCGCCGTCCACGTCGGTCGGGACGAGCGGGCGGTGGATGCGGGCACGACCGCCGGCGGCCTGTTCGACGGGGACAAGGTCGTGGTCGCGGCCCGGGTCAACGGGGTGCTCAGGGACCTGGCCCACGTCGTCGAGGAGGGCGACGTGGTCGAGCCGGTGGCCCTGGACAGCGACGACGGCCGGATGATCATGCGGCACTCGACCGCGCACGTGCTCGCCCAGGCCGTCCAGGACCTGTTCCCGGAGGCGAGGCTGGGCATCGGGCCGCCGATCGAGCACGGCTTCTACTACGACTTCGACGTGGCCCAGCCGTTCCACCCCGCCGACCTGGACCGGATCGAGCAGCGCATGCGGCAGATCGTCAAGGAGGGCCAGCGCTTCGCCCGCCGGGTCGTCTCCGACGACGAGGCCCGCGCCGAGCTGGCCGACGAGCCGTACAAGCTCCAGATCATCGACCAGCGGAGCCGGGCCAGCGACGAGGAGGCCGTCGAGGTGGGGGACGGCCCGCTCACCATCTACGACAACCTCGATCCCAAGTCCGGCGAGCGCCGCTGGCGCGACCTGTGCCGCGGCCCCCACGTCCCCTCGACCCGGGCCATCCCGGCCTTCAAGCTGCTGCGCTCGGCGGGTGCCTACTGGCGCGGCAGCGAGCAGAACCCGCAGCTCCAGCGGATCTACGGCACCGCCTGGGAGTCCAGGGACGCCCTGGCCGCGCACCTCCGCATGCTGGAGGAGGTCGAGAAGCGGGATCATCGCCGGCTCGGGGTCGAGCTCGACCTGTTCTCGTTCCCGGACGAGATCGGCGCCGGCCTGGCCGTGTTCCATCCCAAGGGCAGCATCGTCCGCCGGGTGATGGAGGAGTACTCGCGCCAGCGGCACGAGGAGGCCGGGTACCTGTACGTCAACTCGCCGCACATCACCAAGGAGACCTTGTTCGACATCTCCGGGCACCTCGGGTGGTACGCCGAGCACATGTACCCGCCGCTGGAGGACGAGGGCAGGCGGTACTACCTCAAGCCGATGAACTGCCCCTTCCACATCCTCATCTACCGGTCACGGGGCCGCAGCTACCGCGAGCTGCCGATGCCGCTGTTCGAGTTCGGCACCGTCTACCGCTACGAGAAGTCCGGGGTGCTGCACGGCCTGACCCGCGTCCGCGGCCTGACCATGGACGACGCCCACATCTTCTGCACCCCGGAGCAGCTCGAGGGTGAGCTCCGGAAGCTGCTCCGCTTCGTGCTCGACCTGCTCGCCGACTTCGGGCTCAGCGACTTCTACCTGGAGCTGTCGACCCGCGACGCCGAGAAGGAGAAGTTCGTCGGCTCGGAGCAGGAATGGGCCGACGCCACCGAGGCGCTGCACCGGGCCATGGTCGCCGAGGGGCTGGACTACGTGCTGGACGAGGGCGGGGCGGCCTTCTACGGGCCCAAGATCTCGGTCCAGGGGCGCGACGCCATCGGCCGGACCTGGCAGCTGTCCACCATCCAGGTCGACTTCCAGCTGCCCCAGCGGTTCGAGCTCGAGTACCAGGCCTCCGACGGCTCCAGGCAGCGGCCGATCATGATCCACCGGGCCCTGTTCGGGTCGATCGAACGGTTCTTCGGCATCCTGGTCGAGCACTACGCCGGCGCCTTCCCCGCCTGGCTGGCCCCGGTCCAGGTGGCGGCCATCCCGATCTCGGGCGACCAGCTGCCCTACCTCGAGGCGCTGGCCGAGCGCCTGCGGGCCGAGGGCGTGCGGGTGGAGGTCTACGCCTCCGACGACCGCATGCAGCGCAAGATCCGCGAGGCCCAGAAGGCCAAGGTCCCGTTCATGCTCCTGGCCGGGGAGAAGGACGTCGCCCAGGGCAGCGTGTCGTTCCGCTACCGCAACGGCCAGCAGCGCAACTTCGTCCCCCTGGACGAGGCGGTGCGCCACGTCGTGGAGTTCATCGCCTCCCGCGACAACGGCGAGCCGTCGGGCTGA
- a CDS encoding intein-containing Rv2578c family radical SAM protein — MQTFTDLRGQARPPTDLPLFDAPATVRTFDSPEFRDLTFYEVEAKSILNRVPAASGMPFEWTINVYRGCSHACSYCVFGDTPILMADGRTRPLAEIQAGDAIYGTIREGWFRRYVITHVLDHWSTIKPAYQITLEDGTQLITSGDHRLLTDRGWKYVTGLKPGPGQRHYLTTKSKLMGTGGFASPPKGGPEYRRGYLCGMIHGDGHVSSRMYKPPNEDLRRVDVFRLGLTDVEALQRTRTYLAEFGISTHEYVFQRSSTNRKQLNGLASNGPSNIAAIRETITVPCVPSMEWRKGFLAGIFDAEGSYSGAAVRISNTDHAILDLITSSLGHLGFLFTRRTVERDASRRPITNVRLLGGVREHLRFFHTVDPAITRKRTIEGAAVKHSAPLRVASIEPLRMDLPLYDMTTGTGDYISNGTISHNCFARPSHTYLGFDAGRDFERKIVVKVNAPEVLRRELRRKSWRGAHVAMGTNTDPYQRCEGRYRLTRGVLEALRDYANPCSVLTKSPLLLRDLDLFVELAETAGFSANLSIGTLDEEVWRRSEPGTPHPKARMAAVKRLVAAGIPCGILMAPILPGISDSPEQLKAVVRAAADAGASHLTPITLHLRPGVKEEVMPWLEEAYPELVAGYRRLYRGSNAPKAVCEEIGNRVRAEKRRHRAFSSPTTSTTARRLPDPTPTGHPPPDPEPATQLSLTLG; from the coding sequence GTGCAGACCTTCACCGACCTGCGGGGCCAGGCCCGGCCGCCCACCGACCTCCCCCTCTTCGACGCCCCGGCGACGGTGCGCACCTTCGACAGCCCCGAGTTCCGCGACCTCACCTTCTACGAGGTCGAAGCCAAGTCCATCCTCAACCGGGTCCCCGCGGCCAGCGGCATGCCGTTCGAGTGGACCATCAATGTGTATCGCGGCTGTTCTCACGCATGTAGTTACTGCGTATTTGGTGACACCCCTATTCTAATGGCTGATGGGAGAACGAGACCGCTGGCAGAAATCCAAGCTGGAGACGCGATATATGGTACTATTCGCGAAGGCTGGTTCCGCCGCTATGTCATCACGCACGTCCTCGACCACTGGTCCACCATCAAACCTGCGTATCAGATCACGCTAGAAGACGGAACACAGCTGATCACCAGCGGTGATCACCGATTGCTTACAGACCGCGGATGGAAATATGTAACCGGCCTGAAACCAGGTCCCGGACAACGACACTATCTGACAACCAAGAGCAAACTGATGGGAACCGGTGGTTTCGCTTCGCCGCCTAAGGGCGGGCCAGAGTATCGGCGGGGCTACCTCTGTGGCATGATTCATGGCGACGGACACGTCAGCTCTCGCATGTACAAGCCACCGAATGAGGACCTCAGGCGGGTCGATGTGTTCCGGCTCGGTCTGACGGATGTCGAGGCATTGCAAAGAACCCGCACGTATCTAGCCGAGTTCGGGATATCCACACACGAGTATGTTTTTCAGCGGTCGTCAACCAACCGGAAGCAACTGAACGGACTGGCAAGTAATGGGCCATCGAACATAGCTGCGATCAGGGAGACCATCACCGTTCCTTGTGTTCCCTCAATGGAATGGCGGAAAGGCTTTTTAGCTGGCATCTTCGACGCCGAAGGGTCCTATAGCGGCGCGGCCGTGCGGATCTCAAACACCGACCATGCCATTCTTGACCTCATCACCTCGAGCTTAGGCCACCTTGGCTTCCTATTCACTCGAAGGACAGTCGAGCGTGACGCATCGAGAAGGCCTATTACGAATGTTCGATTGCTAGGTGGAGTGCGGGAGCACCTGCGCTTCTTCCACACCGTCGACCCGGCGATCACTCGCAAGCGGACGATCGAGGGCGCTGCAGTCAAGCACAGCGCTCCTCTCCGGGTGGCCTCCATTGAGCCCCTGAGAATGGATCTCCCCCTATACGACATGACGACAGGTACCGGCGATTACATCTCCAATGGCACAATCTCCCACAACTGCTTCGCCCGACCCAGCCACACCTACCTGGGCTTCGACGCCGGGCGGGACTTCGAGCGCAAGATCGTGGTCAAGGTGAACGCGCCGGAGGTCCTGCGGCGGGAGCTGCGGAGGAAGAGCTGGCGCGGGGCCCATGTGGCGATGGGGACCAACACCGATCCCTACCAGCGGTGTGAGGGGCGGTACCGGCTGACCCGGGGGGTGCTGGAGGCGCTGCGGGACTACGCCAACCCGTGCTCGGTGCTGACCAAGTCGCCGCTGCTGCTGCGGGACCTGGACCTGTTCGTGGAGCTGGCCGAGACGGCCGGGTTCTCGGCCAACCTGTCCATCGGCACCCTGGACGAGGAGGTCTGGCGGCGCAGCGAGCCGGGGACGCCGCATCCCAAGGCGCGCATGGCCGCGGTCAAGCGGCTGGTCGCGGCCGGGATCCCCTGCGGGATCCTGATGGCGCCGATCCTGCCCGGGATCTCGGACTCGCCCGAGCAGCTGAAGGCGGTCGTCCGGGCGGCCGCCGACGCCGGGGCCAGCCACCTCACCCCGATCACCCTGCACCTTCGCCCGGGCGTGAAGGAGGAGGTCATGCCCTGGCTCGAGGAGGCCTACCCGGAGCTGGTGGCCGGCTACCGCCGCCTGTACCGCGGCTCCAACGCCCCCAAGGCGGTTTGCGAGGAGATCGGCAACCGGGTCCGGGCCGAGAAGCGCCGCCACCGGGCCTTCTCCTCCCCCACCACCTCGACCACCGCCCGCCGCCTCCCCGACCCCACCCCGACCGGCCACCCACCGCCCGACCCCGAGCCGGC